The Deinococcus sp. KNUC1210 genomic interval GTTGCGTGTCGTAGCTGAAGGTCACGTCGTCGAATGCCACGCTGAGTGGCCCGTCGGGCATCGGCTGACGGCCGGCATCCAGCAGGGTCGGCCGTTCAGCCATCAGCGTCTCGACCCGCGTCAGGCTGGCGTCCACCCGCTGCAGATTCTGGAGCTGCACCCGGATGGCGTCGATGGGCCGGGCCATCAGAGCAATGTAGAAGAAGACGGTGGACGCCGCTCCGAGCGTGAGCGTGCCGGTGGCATGGAGCCGGGCCGACAACACGAAGGCCATGGCGTCGCCACACGCGAACACCAGCAGCGGCAACGCCCAGGCAGCCCCGAAGGTGAGCAGGGCCCGCTGCTGCAGAGGCCGCCATTCCCGCAACAGTGCGAAAAAGCGGCGCATCACGTAGGGAATGGCCCCGTTGGCCCGCAGGTCTTCAATGCCCGATAAGGCCTCGCCGATCAGGCCGAAGGTCCGAGTGGTCACGTCGCGCACGCCACTCCAGGCGGACCTGGACAGCTGACGAACCCGGCTCAGCACCCACAGGGAGAGGGCCGCGAACAACGCCGCGCTCAGCCCGATTCGCCAGTCGAGGCGGAGCAGCAGCAGCGTCACCCCCAGCAGGAGCAGGGCGTTGCCGAACAGATCGACCGCCAGGCGAGAGAAGAAGGCCGACAGGATGCCCGCATCGCCGTCGACGCGCTCGATCAGCTCTCCGGGCGTATGGCGCTTGTGAAAGTCCTGGCCCAGTCCCAGGCAGTGGGCGGTCAGATCGAGGCGCAGAGCGTTGGTGGCTTGCCAGCCCATACGGCTTGCCAGGATCCCGGTCAGGACGTTCAGCAGTTGGAGGACGAGTGTGACACCGATGAAGTCCAGGCCGAACCGGGCCAGCTCGGCCGTCGTCCCTCCGCTGCGGGCCGCGTCTACGAATCGCCCGAAGATCCACGGGGCCGCCAGTTGGAGTGCGATGCTGCCCAGGACCAGCAGGGTGAGCTGAACGATCCAGCGGCGCTGAGGGGCGAAGTACGTGCCCAGAAACCGGGCATGGACGGCGTGCCCTTTGATCTGCGGGAAGGCGGTCAAGCGTGCCCTTTCAAGGTCGGTCTTCGGTCTGGAGTCATGGCCGTATTCTGGAGAGATG includes:
- a CDS encoding ABC transporter ATP-binding protein, encoding MTAFPQIKGHAVHARFLGTYFAPQRRWIVQLTLLVLGSIALQLAAPWIFGRFVDAARSGGTTAELARFGLDFIGVTLVLQLLNVLTGILASRMGWQATNALRLDLTAHCLGLGQDFHKRHTPGELIERVDGDAGILSAFFSRLAVDLFGNALLLLGVTLLLLRLDWRIGLSAALFAALSLWVLSRVRQLSRSAWSGVRDVTTRTFGLIGEALSGIEDLRANGAIPYVMRRFFALLREWRPLQQRALLTFGAAWALPLLVFACGDAMAFVLSARLHATGTLTLGAASTVFFYIALMARPIDAIRVQLQNLQRVDASLTRVETLMAERPTLLDAGRQPMPDGPLSVAFDDVTFSYDTQPVIQGMSVQIGAGRTVGLLGRTGSGKTTVSRLLFRLYDPQTGEIRLGGVPVRDLPLELLRSRIGLVTQDVQLFTASVRDNLSFFDPGVSDDRLWEALETAGMAGWCHQLPDGLDALLHPSALSSGEAQLLALARLALKDPHLIILDEASSRLDRATETALDRSLAQVLAGRTAIIIAHRLATVARVDDILILSEGRVREFGPRLLLEADPNSQFSALLRAGLEEVLA